A stretch of the Enoplosus armatus isolate fEnoArm2 chromosome 13, fEnoArm2.hap1, whole genome shotgun sequence genome encodes the following:
- the LOC139295313 gene encoding beta-galactosidase-1-like protein 2 translates to MVVLRIRNSHKRKCALICLCIAGFIMYRYLGMPAGGRRMSRKVGLSANSSQFSLEGEPFCILGGSIHYFRVPRAYWRDRLMKMKACGINTLTTYVPWSLHQPERGVFNFHTQLDLEAYINLAAELGLWVILRPGPYISSELDLGGLPSWLLGDGSMRLRTTYPGFTQAVNTFFDKLIPKVVPLQFKKGGPIIAVQLENEYGSFAKDESYMFFIKEALQSRGISELLLTSDNHNTLKSGGVDGAIRSVKLQKLNQRDIQDLNAIQPNSPTMVMDYWTGWYDVWGDLHHVLPPEDMVSTVREILRRGMSVNLYMFHGGSSFGFLSGALADPSYKALVQSYDYDAPLSEAGEYTPKYHLLRDLLSRYNRGDDVPDMPALHYREAYEPAIMYQHLSLWDALSFTEGPFKSPKPVNMENLPVNNRNGQSYGYTLYETTITSGGLLKSGDNVRDRALVFVDRSYIGLFKHQSLELAVPDGKGRRTLSLLVENCGRVHQGKDLDKQHKGLVGDILLNNIPLRDFTIYSLDMKPSFIDSLYRAPWKTLPETPSFPGFFMGRLFAYGYPSDTFVKLPGWEKGVVFINGLNLGRYWSIGPQQTLYLPGPFLNSGINQVIAFEEQEGDYKVLFDDTPDLGMAADIQ, encoded by the exons ATGGTTGTCTTGAGGATAAGAAATTCGCACAAAAGGAAATGTGCCCTCATCTGCCTGTGCATCGCTGGCTTCATCATGTACAGATATCTCGG CATGCCAGCAGGGGGACGGAGAATGAGCAGGAAGGTGGGTCTGAGTGCCAACTCCTCCCAGTTCTCCCTGGAGGGAGAGCCCTTCTGCATCCTCGGGGGATCCATCCACTATTTCCGTGTGCCCAGGGCCTACTGGAGGGACCGCCTGATGAAAATGAAGGCCTGTGGAATCAACACCCTCACTAC GTATGTGCCATGGAGTCTGCACCAGCCAGAGAGAGGGGTGTTCAACTTCCACACACAGCTGGATTTAGA AGCTTATATCAATCTTGCTGCTGAATTGGGATTGTGGGTGATTTTACGTCCGGGGCCCTACATTTCCTCTGAGCTGGACCTAGGAGGACTGCCAAG CTGGCTCCTCGGTGATGGCAGCATGAGACTGAGGACGACTTACCCAGGCTTCACTCAGGCTGTCAATACTTTTTTCGACAAACTTATACCAAAAGTGGTTCCACTGCAG ttcaaGAAAGGAGGTCCCATTATTGCAGTGCAGCTCGAAAACGAGTATGGATCTTTTGCAAAGGATGAAAGttacatgttttttattaaagag gcttTACAGTCCAGAGGGATCAGTGAGCTGTTGCTCACATCAGACAACCACAACACATTAAAGTCGGGGGGTGTGGATGGAG CCATCAGATCAGTAAAGCTGCAGAAGCTAAATCAGAGAGACATCCAGGATCTGAATGCTATCCAG CCCAACAGCCCTACCATGGTGATGGACTACTGGACCGGCTGGTATGATGTGTGGGGCGACCTCCACCATGTGCTTCCCCCGGAGG ATATGGTGTCCACCGTGAGAGAAATCCTGAGGCGAGGCATGTCTGTCAACCTCTACATGTTCCACGGAGGCTCCAGTTTCGGCTTCCTGAGTGGAGCCCTCGCCGATCCTTCCTACAAAGCATTGGTCCAGAGCTATG ATTACGATGCTCCCTTGTCTGAAGCTGGGGAGTACACTCCAAAGTACCATCTCCTTAGGGATTTACTTTCTCGATACAACA GAGGAGACGATGTCCCTGACATGCCAGCCCTGCATTACAGGGAGGCTTATGAACCAGCTATCATGTACCAGCACCTGTCCTTATGGGATGCTTTGAGCTTCACTGAGGGA CCATTTAAATCACCCAAGCCAGTAAACATGGAGAATCTACCTGTGAACAACAGAAACGGCCAGTCCTATGGATACACGCTGTATGAGACTACCATCACCAGTGGGGGATTGTTGAAGTCTGGAGATAATGTCAGAGACCGTGCCCTG GTGTTTGTAGACAGAAGCTACATTGGCCTTTTCAAGCATCAAAGCCTGGAGCTGGCAGTTCCTGATGGTAAG GGACGGCGTACCTTAAGTTTATTGGTGGAAAACTGTGGACGAGTTCACCAGGGAAAGGACCTTGACAAACAACATAAAG GGCTTGTGGGAGACATTTTATTAAACAATATCCCCTTGCGGGATTTTACAATATACAGCCTGGATATGAAACCCAGCTTTATTGATAG TCTTTATCGGGCACCTTGGAAAACTCTCCCTGAAACTCCCAGCTTCCCTGGATTTTTCATGGGGAGGCTGTTTGCATACGGGTACCCGAGTGACACATTCGTGAAGCTGCCA GGCTGGGAGAAGGGTGTCGTGTTTATCAATGGGCTGAATCTGGGCCGCTACTGGTCAATTGGCCCCCAGCAGACTCTCTACCTCCCCGGCCCCTTTCTCAACAGTGGAATCAACCAG GTCATTGCGTTTGAGGAGCAGGAGGGTGACTACAAGGTCCTCTTTGACGATACGCCTGATCTTGGCATGGCTGCAGACATCCAGTGA
- the b3gat1b gene encoding galactosylgalactosylxylosylprotein 3-beta-glucuronosyltransferase 1 yields the protein MPKRRDIVAIVLIVLPWTLLITVWHQSTVTPLLATRKDDRRDGRSNSRNTFAFKESCSLQNRDIVEVVRTEYVYSRPPPWSDILPTIHVITPTYSRPVQKAELTRLANTLLHVPNLHWILVEDSQRRTALVSRLLQETGLNYTHLNVETPRNYKVRGDTRDPRIPRGTIQRNLALRWLRETFSINISQPGIVYFADDDNTYSLELFEEMRSTKKVAVWPVAFVGGLRYESPKVNTLGKVYGWKTVFDPHRPFAIDMAGFAVNLRLILSKPQAYFKFRGVKGGYQESSLLKELVTLSDLEPKAANCTKVLVWHTRTEKPVLVNEGKKGFTDSNVEI from the exons ATGCCGAAGAGACGAGACATCGTCGCCATTGTGTTGATCGTGTTGCCTTGGACATTGCTCATCACTGTTTGGCACCAGAGCACCGTCACTCCTCTGCTTGCAACTCGAAAGG ATGACAGACGCGATGGCCGCTCCAATTCCAGGAATACTTTTGCTTTCAAGGAGTCCTGCTCTCTTCAGAACCGGGACATCGTGGAGGTGGTGCGCACTGAGTATGTCTACAGCCGGCCCCCGCCCTGGTCTGACATCCTGCCCACCATCCACGTCATCACTCCCACCTACAGCCGGCCCGTGCAGAAGGCAGAGCTGACGCGTCTGGCCAACACCTTGCTGCACGTTCCCAACCTGCACTGGATCCTGGTGGAGGACTCCCAGAGGAGGACCGCTCTCGTCAGccgcctcctccaggagacggGACTCAACTACACCCACCTCAACGTGGAGACGCCTAGAAACTATAAGGTACGCGGGGACACTAGGGACCCCCGAATACCTCGGGGTACCATACAGAGGAACCTGGCCCTGCGGTGGCTCCGGGAGACCTTCAGCATAAACATCAGTCAGCCTGGGATTGTCTACTTTGCCGACGATGACAACACATACAGTCTGGAGCTGTTTGAGGAG ATGCGTTCCACCAAAAAGGTGGCAGTGTGGCCTGTGGCCTTTGTGGGTGGCCTGCGGTATGAGTCCCCTAAAGTAAACACCTTGGGCAAGGTGTACGGCTGGAAGACTGTATTTGACCCGCACCGGCCCTTTGCCATCGACATGGCTGGGTTCGCAGTGAACCTGCGCCTCATTCTGTCTAAACCTCAGGCTTATTTCAAGTTCCGTGGGGTGAAGGGAGGTTATCAGGAGAGCAGTTTATTAAAGGAGCTGGTCACTCTCAGCGATTTGGAGCCTAAAGCTGCCAACTGCACTAAG GTATTAGTATGGCACACACGGACCGAGAAGCCTGTGCTCGTAAATGAGGGCAAGAAAGGATTTACAGACTCTAATGTGGAGATATGA